The Triticum aestivum cultivar Chinese Spring chromosome 6D, IWGSC CS RefSeq v2.1, whole genome shotgun sequence genomic sequence GTGAGTTATCTTTGCACTACCATTTAATTGTGTAAAAAATCAGTTCAACTCTCAGATGGTACACAAGCCAGATAAACACAAGATGAGCCACAGGCAGTGGAAAAGGTTATGGTTCTCTGATATGAAAAAAATTCGTTTCCTTTGCTGGTAGCAATGTAAATTGGGTGGTCAAGAGAGAGAGAGTACCTTTGCTGGTGCGCTTGCTGTTTTCCGAAGTCTTTCAGAAAGACGGATGTAACCAAATGACCAGAAGACTGAAATAAAAGCTGCAGCAACACCAGCAGCAGTTGTGTAGAATGTAAAGGGCGATGAAACCTTCCCAGTAACAACTGTAGAGAATGACAAAATTCCAGCAGAAACAAACGTGCACACCAATTGTGACCAGAACCCTAGGGTGCCCAAATTCTTGAAATACCTTGCTGTTTTCTCTAGTCTCTTGATAACCTGTCCATTCAGTTATTGGAAAGGAATGAAGATATATGCTTCAGTCATGGTACATGGGTAACAATAACATGGCttaaactagtactccctccgtcccataatataagacgtttttgcaagctcacatagcttgcaaaaacgtcttatattatgggatggagggagtacttaaatATAATCAATAGATATGCAATATAATTTTAACTATGTGAATAAACAGCCTAATTTCAAAGTTAACAACACCACACAGGTTAACCAGCCTAATATAAAGCATAAAGCTGGGAAAAGAAGGACATTGTCACAATGTGGCTTCAGGTATCAGGGATCATGGTTTGTTCAATAAAAGTAGGAGCTAGAAAGTAATGGCATAGCAATTCAAACATGCTGTGTCGCTTTTTCTAGGTAAGAGAGTTTAACCAGAAGATATGAAATTCTAATGATGAACAGGTCATGACTGAGGAGTGCTATATTTATTAAGCCCATACTTAACTGATATTATGCGCCAGATGCGTCATACAGATGCGAACTAGCAAAATGACCAACAGACAACTTTGCACCTATCAACTATCACAGCAAAACAAAACCAGAACACCATGAAATGCCTAGTGAGGAGAGTGGTTCTATTGGCAAGATCCAAACCTGGTAAGGAAAGTTCACCTGCCATTAAGCATACTAGCAAAATCACCAACAAATAATTTTGTGCCTGTCAACTACCACAACAAAAGGAAACCAACTGGCACACCATGAAGTGCTAAACAAGATCCAAACCTGAAATAGCTATCACGATTTTCTTTCACGTTCAATTATCATGACATTTCACAATTCCCCTGTCCTAGAGACATACTCCGTCCTTTCCGGTTTAGAGGACCTATCTCAAAAATCAGAAATTTCCAATTTGTAAGGCTATGTCCACATTAAATTCTATCAAAATTTTATTCCCAATGTAAAACCAACCAATGCAAGGAGTGAGAGGGCCATGCATCTAACATTAATGTGTTTGGTTAGCACTTAAATAGATCCTCCTTGATTGATGTGATTTGCAAGATGAGCctaataaaccggaaaggaggtagtaccaGATACGAATCACTTAATTTCCTAAACCCTAACCATCACCATGCCCGAGTGCATTATCCtaagacaagcaaccatcacatagcCCAACAGTAAATACTTCATGTGTCACTCTAAAATACATAAACCTAAAATTTCCATACATATTTCCAAACATAATCTTTCTCGAGAAAGCAGGATAAGAACCCTACTTCACGCGCGGGTCAAGTACCGGACGTCGATGGATCAATCAAAGGGGATAAAATTAGGGAAGCACCTGCTCGAGCTTGGCGCGCTCAATTGTCTGCTCGGTGGGGGGAGGCGTCGGGTAGAGAGGGCCCGACGAAGacgaggacgccgccgccgccacagtgAGGCGCCGCGGAGCGGCTTCGCCGCCCCCGAAGCAGAGGCGCCCAGTAGGGAGGGTAGCTCCGTTGAGGGGATGGCTGGCGAGCGACGCAACAGCGGGAAGCCCCCGCTgccggagcagcggcggcggcagccgcgATGGGAGTAGGAGCGCCTGCATTTTGGTGATTGCGATGCTACTCGCCCGTTGTGCAGCGGTCGGTCGTGCTCGCCGTTGTCTTTTCCAGCGGAAGTTTAGCGTGAACCACCCTCTGGTTATGTTATTTTCCGTTGCGCACTGCCGCTCCAACGTTTGAGCATCATGCATCGAACAtaacaaaatctaacaaaaatTTAGGATAACTTTCTTCAAAGCACCTAATAAACGACTCATGCAAACAATTTGAAATATAATTCGTCGTGAATCAACAAGCCTCTTGAATAGGATCACATATTTTATATAGTTGAATCAATTATGTGATCACTTATATAAATGCACATTTTCATATCGCGATCATACTACACACAATCCTGCCGCCTCGCCTAGAATCGTGGGCAGTTTGATGCGTTTGCTACAAGCCTAAAGACCAAGTACGGGGAGCTCCGGGTGACATCACGTCAAATCATCACGAGCTAGGGTGGCGACTGATTATGTTATCTTATCCTTCTCTTGTAATTAACTCAGTGTTACGTCGCTTGATAGGTCATTGTTGGCCTTGTATCAAAACCTCTACTATTGCATGTTGCCTGTCGCATGTCTCTTGGCATACATTTTTTTCGTTGAACCATGTAAGGGCCTTAGTCTAAGGCCATGCAATCGTCGTGTTTATAAAAAGACGAAGCATccaaaggtgtgtgtgtgtgtatgacaTACCTCTGAGGTTACCAAAATATCAAGCAAGATTCGCATAGAAGTTTAAGTAGCTTGAGAAAATAAAGTCTGCATAAGCACAATACTCACCTTTAACGAAAGGGGATCATATCTTACAACAAACTACACCATGTGTttgttgaaatatgccctagaggcaataataaaatggttattattttatttccttgttcatgataattgtctattgttcatgctataattgtattaactggaaatcgtaatacatgtgtgaatacatagaccacaacatgtccctagtgagcctctagttgactagctcgttgatcaatagatggttatggtttcctgaccatggacattagatgtcattgataacgggatcacatcattaggagaatgatgtgatggacaagacccaatcctaggcataacacaagatcgtgtagttcatttgctagaagcttttctaatgtcaagtatcatttccttagaccatgagattgtgcaactcccggataccataggaatgctttgggtgtaccaaacgtcacaacgtaactgagtggctataaaggtgcactacaggttgttggaaatatgccctagaggcaataataaaatggttattattatctttccttgttcatgataattgtctattgttcatgctataattgttcatgctataattgtgttatccggaaatcgtaatacatgtgtgaatacatagaccacaacatgtccctagtgagcctctagttgactagctcgttgatcaatagatggttacggtttcctaaccatggacataggatgtcattgataacgggatcacatcattaggataatgatgtgatggacaagacccaatcctaagcagagcacaagatcgtgtagttcgtctgctaaagcttttctaatgtcaaatatcttttccttagaccatgagattgtgcaactcccggatatcgtaggagtactttgggtgtgccaaacgtcacaacgtaactgggtggctataaaggtacactgcgggtatccccgaaagtatctgttgggttggcacgaatcgagactgggatttgtcactccgtgtgacggagaggtatctctgggcccactcgataagacatcatcgtaatgagctcaatgtgactaaggggttggtcacgggatgatgtgttacggaacgagtaaagagacttgccgtaacgagattgaacaaggtatcggtataccgacgatcaaatct encodes the following:
- the LOC123144303 gene encoding protein TIC 21, chloroplastic, producing the protein MQALLLPSRLPPPLLRQRGLPAVASLASHPLNGATLPTGRLCFGGGEAAPRRLTVAAAASSSSSGPLYPTPPPTEQTIERAKLEQVIKRLEKTARYFKNLGTLGFWSQLVCTFVSAGILSFSTVVTGKVSSPFTFYTTAAGVAAAFISVFWSFGYIRLSERLRKTASAPAKAPPRADVIKSLKNGIVLNILGMGAAVLGMQALVGALVAKALTTSAVPYYQATSAGQNPVLALDVFLVQASANTILSHFLGVATSLELLRSVSITPTEPAAT